In Sphingobacteriales bacterium, the sequence AATTTAATGAACTTAGCAGGTATTCCTATGCGATTTATCGTAACAATCAGTTAATCAGTCAGAAAGGTGAGTATTTTTACCCGACCAATATATTGCTGAGGGATGCCGGGAAAAAGCCTTATCATGTTTACAAGGAAGGTGATTACGATCATCTCTGCTATCATTTCCACGAGGATACCATGGTTATTTTAAGCAGCCCTTCCAGAAATATTTATTCTTCGCTGGCGCTGGCTTCTTTTCTGTTTTTTATCTCTTCTGTGCTTTATGCCTTGCTGAATTATCTTTTTGTCATTTTATCGCAGTATATCAGGCAACAACAGGGAAGTGAAGTGGATTATTTCAATCCTTTGCGAAATATCTCTTTCAAGGCGAAAATACAGATGATTATTATGTTTTCGGTTTTAATAGCCGTCATCATTTCAGGTTATCTGACTATTTATAACCTGATTCAGAACATCTCAAAAACTAATGAGAAAAAGATTCAGCAGGAAATTGTACTGATTGCATCCCAATTAAATGATTATTTTACTGAGAATGAATATTTTAGCAGCGAACTGGATGAGCTGGTTGAAGAAACTTCAGCTAAGTTTCGGATCGATATCAATGTGTTTGATCCGGAAGGTATGCTGGTCAGCTCTTCGCAAATGCCCGTTTATGAAAGAAAAATTCTTTCTCAAATGATTGATCCTGAAGCATATAAACAGTTAAAAATTCTGAGGAAATCGGTGTTTCTGCATACAGAACAAATCAATGATAAGTTAAGTTTTACCTCTGCCTATATTGTATTACGTGATGAGAATAAAAATTTATTAGGCTTTGTAAACATTCCCTATTATTCCCGTTTCCTGACCGAGCGAAGTGAAATTACCTCTCTGATTGTCAACATGGTCAATCTGTATGTGTTTTTGCTGCTTCTGATCCTGTTTGTTTCGGTGAGTATTTCAGGTACATTTACCCAACCACTTGAAGTAATCTCCATGCATCTCAGTGAGTTGAAGCTGGGAAAAAGGAACAAGAAAATCGAATGGAGCAGTCAGGATGAAATCGGAAGGCTGATTTCGGAATATAATAAAATGGTTGAAAATGTTGAGAAAAGTGCAGAGGCTTTAAGCCGTTCCGAAAGGGAATCAGCCTGGCGTGAAATGGCTCAGCAGGTCGCTCATGAGATTAAAAACCCCCTCACCCCCATGAAACTGAGCCTGCAAAGGCTGTTGATTTCCTGGACCAATAATGACCCTGAACTTGAGCAACGTTTTCGTAAAACAACTGAGGTACTGATTAATCAGATAGATAATTTGTCACAAATTGCAACGGAATTTTCCGTATTTGCCCGAATGCCTGAACCGGTAATGGAGGTTCTGACGCTGGAAACCTGTCTGAATGAAGTCGTTGATCTGTATAAGGCTGTGGAAAGAGTCGAAATAATTGTGGAGAATGAAGCGAAGGATATTCGCATTTATACCGACCCCGGACAGTTGAAACGTGCATTTAACAACCTGATTAAGAATGCAATACAGGCTATCCCGGCTGACAGGAAAGGAAGGGTTTTGATTAAGGTGATCAGGAATGCTTCCATCGTTTTAATTTCAATCGCAGACAACGGCTTAGGCATTAACAGGGAACTTCAGGACAAGATATTTTTACCCAGCTTCAGTACAAAAAGCTCAGGCATGGGGCTTGGACTGGCGATTGTTTCTAAAATTATCAAGTCGTTTAACGGACAAATATGGTTTGATACCATTGAAAATGAAGGAACTACCTTTTATATTTCACTGCCTGTTGTCGAAAGTTTTGATTATCAGGAGAATAATCCTGAATCAGGGCTCAGCCTTCAATGATTTTGCCGTCAGCCATTCTGATAATCCTGTCGCTCATACCTGCCAGATCTACGTTGTGGGTTACGATGATAAAAGTCTGGCCAAATTCTTTTTTCAGTGATAAAAACAACCTGTGAAGCTCTTCAGCATTGGCAGTGTCAAGATTTCCGGAAGGTTCATCAGCCAGGACTACCGATGGATTATTGATGAGTGCCCTTGCGACAGCGACCCGTTGAAGCTCTCCGCCTGAAAGCTCTGATGGTTTATGGTGAATGCGGTTTGCAAGTCCGAGAAATTCAAGTAATTCAAGTGCTCGTTTTCGGGCGTGTTGTCTGTTTTTTCTTGCAATAAGGGCAGGAATACTGACATTTTCAATGGCTGAAAATTCCGGAAGCAGATGGTGTTGCTGAAAGACAAAACCTATATGCTCGTTGCGAAAGGCAGAAAGTTTATTGGGAGATAAGGTAAATACATCTGTTTCGTTATAATAAACTTTTCCGGAATCAGGTGGGTCGAGTGAACCCAGAATGTGCAGGAGCGTACTTTTTCCTGCTCCGCTGGGGCCGGTAATGGCCACAATCTCAGCTTTCTGCACATGAAGGGAAATTCCTTTTAAGACGTGAAGCATCCCATAACTTTTATGGATGTCGAGTGCCTGAACAAGCAGGTTCATGATTAAAGTTTTTTAAGCCAGCGTGTATAAAAAATGAGCAGTGATAATACACCTATGGTGATAAATGCATCTGACAGGTTAAATACAGGCCTGAAAAAGATGAAATAATTTCCTCCGATAAAAGGAACCCATTGTGGATAATGCCCCTGAATGATGGGAAAGTAAAACATATCGACCACACGTCCCTGAAAAAACGGGGCATAGCCGAATATTTTTCCATAAAAGATGGAGTCAATGATATTTCCGGTAGCGCCTGCGAAAATCATCCCCATACTGGCGTTGAAACCATTTGGATAGTTTAGCCGGATGGTTCTTAAAAGGAGGTAAAAAATAGCACCTGCAGCTATGATCCTGAAAATAGTCAGGGCAATTTTTCCGCTAACTCCGCCAAACTGTATTCCAAAGGCAATACCATTGTTTTCGGTAAAATGAAACAAGAACCAGTTGCCAATGACATGTATTTCCTGACCATAATACATGTTGTTTTTTACCCATATTTTCAGGATTTGATCAGCAACAAGTATCAGGAGTATAAGCAGAAGAGGTTTGAGGTATTTCACTGTAAATTATTGTTTTTGTTTGGCTTCAATACTCAGGGTGGCGTGAGGAACAGCACGCAGGCGTTCCTTGGCAATAAGTTTACCGGTTTCGCGACAAATACCGTACGTCTTGTTTTCTATTCTTACCAGTGCAGCTTCAAGGCTCATGATAAATTTGCGTTGCCTTTCGGCTAGCCTGCTCAGATGTTCTTTTTCAAAGGAATAACTGTTGTCGTCCAGTAGTTTATTGGCGATATAGGTGTCGTCTGTTCCATGTTCATTGGGATTTAAAATGGACTCCTGCAGAAACTTCAGTTCTTCACGTGCTTTCTCAAGTTTCGCTAAGATGATCTGCCTGAACTCTTCCAGTTCCTCATCCGAATATCGGGTTTTTTCTTCTTCTGCCATATTAAATCTTTTTAATTCTTATGAATACCTCATTTTCTTCAATGTCAACCGAATCAAAATCATCTTCAATCTTTTCCGTAATTGCTAATTTGTCCGTTAACGTTTCACTGCAAATATAATCTTTGAACATATTTATAGCAGGAATAATTTCTTTGTGTTGAATAATTTCAACCGAAATATGATCGGTTACCTCAAAGTCTTTGTTTTTTCTGAGATTCTGTATTCTGTTGATGAGTTCCCTTGAGATTCCTTCCATTTTCAATGCTTCTGTGATGGTAATATCCAGTGCAACTGTAAGATTATCCATATTGGCGGTAGTCCAGCCGGGAATGTCTTCTGAAATGATTTCAAGGTCAGCTGCTTCTATCTCAATGTTTTGACCTTCATGATCAAATACTATTCTGCCGCTTTTTTCAAGCTCGTAAATCTCATCCTGAGAAAGGGAAGATAAGGCTGTGGTAACAAATTTCATGTTTTTCCCAAGCTTAGGACCCAAGGCTTTGAAATCAGGCTTTACCTTTTTTAAAACCAGGCCTTTCGTATTGGTGATGTACTCAATTTCTTTCACATTGGTC encodes:
- a CDS encoding GHKL domain-containing protein; the protein is FNELSRYSYAIYRNNQLISQKGEYFYPTNILLRDAGKKPYHVYKEGDYDHLCYHFHEDTMVILSSPSRNIYSSLALASFLFFISSVLYALLNYLFVILSQYIRQQQGSEVDYFNPLRNISFKAKIQMIIMFSVLIAVIISGYLTIYNLIQNISKTNEKKIQQEIVLIASQLNDYFTENEYFSSELDELVEETSAKFRIDINVFDPEGMLVSSSQMPVYERKILSQMIDPEAYKQLKILRKSVFLHTEQINDKLSFTSAYIVLRDENKNLLGFVNIPYYSRFLTERSEITSLIVNMVNLYVFLLLLILFVSVSISGTFTQPLEVISMHLSELKLGKRNKKIEWSSQDEIGRLISEYNKMVENVEKSAEALSRSERESAWREMAQQVAHEIKNPLTPMKLSLQRLLISWTNNDPELEQRFRKTTEVLINQIDNLSQIATEFSVFARMPEPVMEVLTLETCLNEVVDLYKAVERVEIIVENEAKDIRIYTDPGQLKRAFNNLIKNAIQAIPADRKGRVLIKVIRNASIVLISIADNGLGINRELQDKIFLPSFSTKSSGMGLGLAIVSKIIKSFNGQIWFDTIENEGTTFYISLPVVESFDYQENNPESGLSLQ
- a CDS encoding TraR/DksA family transcriptional regulator produces the protein MAEEEKTRYSDEELEEFRQIILAKLEKAREELKFLQESILNPNEHGTDDTYIANKLLDDNSYSFEKEHLSRLAERQRKFIMSLEAALVRIENKTYGICRETGKLIAKERLRAVPHATLSIEAKQKQ
- a CDS encoding lipoprotein signal peptidase, which encodes MKYLKPLLLILLILVADQILKIWVKNNMYYGQEIHVIGNWFLFHFTENNGIAFGIQFGGVSGKIALTIFRIIAAGAIFYLLLRTIRLNYPNGFNASMGMIFAGATGNIIDSIFYGKIFGYAPFFQGRVVDMFYFPIIQGHYPQWVPFIGGNYFIFFRPVFNLSDAFITIGVLSLLIFYTRWLKKL
- a CDS encoding ABC transporter ATP-binding protein is translated as MNLLVQALDIHKSYGMLHVLKGISLHVQKAEIVAITGPSGAGKSTLLHILGSLDPPDSGKVYYNETDVFTLSPNKLSAFRNEHIGFVFQQHHLLPEFSAIENVSIPALIARKNRQHARKRALELLEFLGLANRIHHKPSELSGGELQRVAVARALINNPSVVLADEPSGNLDTANAEELHRLFLSLKKEFGQTFIIVTHNVDLAGMSDRIIRMADGKIIEG